gctgaAAACCATAGTTattagaggggactggtttgcaagctcggcaaacatcaaaggagcaaataaagatgccaagatttaggttggaaagtccacgaccgtgcacaatcttttgttttgggctcATACAccatgcatgaattacgtaaccaacacgtttctgttGGTTAGTTCCTCGCTACGGAGTAAACaattattgtgttttgtgcacggccAAGgccaaaaaacagaaaaaaaacctacaacaaaaaaatttgtcgggtttcatagcCATTCCCCTTTATTAACTATGTGAAAACTAAGgcgttgattattattattattattattattatgtacatgaaaCGCTTTAGCTCCGGCGGATGTTATGCCGACATTACACCAAAGaagcgagccatagccaatggccaaaggtcctttgtgtcatttcttctccttcagctgtccaacaccttccttagaatcctggctgtgcctaacaaggctgttttctgtaACAGTCCCGTTCTGATCGTAACACCTAGCTTCTCAAGCCATGCATCCAACCTCTTGCTTACAACTCCGAGTGCACCAACGACTACTGGAACTACTTCCAGATGCCTAATTCCCCATAGTCTTCCAATTTCTCTCTTAAGGTCCTGatatttctcaatcttttcaccttccttttcatACACTCTGTGGTCCCAGGGTGAAGCTATGTCTACTATGATtgccttgttatttttcttctcaacaacaacaatgtcggGTCTTCTGGCCTCGATAACATGGTCACACTGGATGGTCATATCCCACAAGAtcttacatttttcattttccactaCCCCTTCCGGTTGATGTTCATACCATTTCTCACCTCTGCTCATGTCATACTTACAACAGAGTTTCCAGTGGACCAATCTGGCAATATTGTCGTGTCTTCTCTTGTACTCTTTTTGTGCCAACATCTTACACTCACTTAGGATGTGGTTTATTTTTTCACCCTTTTGGTTACACATCCTACAAAGCGGGGGCACCTGCCGGACGAGGCACCTTCACAAAAAGCTCCGGTACCATTCACGCCGTTATCTAAAAGACCATTTAAACTTTCACCCATGTTAATGAGGATGCCATTTAACCCACTGGCTGgggagcttttgtttttggacaCATCCACTCCTAGGAGGGCTGTCAACCAAGACTAAGGAGTCCCTCCTACCCCTTTGTCGTATCCCTGACAGGGGTGGCTATGGGTTACTGGTACTTGCCAAAGGCACCACCCCAGACTCTGGTGGGCAGGGTCGTCCACGTCCCCGTGGTAGGCTAAGGATCCAACCTGTCCTACCCCAGTGCCcagttactattattattattattattattattattattattattattattattattatcattattattattagagtgtTTTTATCAAACATATGCTTAACACGACAAATTTGAGCTAAACTAGACTTGCAGGACGAAACAGTTTCAAAGATGTGATTATGAAAGGTGAGGTTCCGGTTAAATGTAACGCTGGGGTCTTTGGCGACTTTTGCGGGTATGAGTTCCTCCCCCATGAACGAAAGACGGACGTCGGGGAGTTTGGAAAGCAGCTGACGACTTCCACATATCATAAGCTTTGTCTTATCTGGATTCAAGAGGAGAAGACTGTCAAAATACCAGTTACGAATTCTTAAGAGAAATGAGAAGTTTTGTATCATCAACATAGCTTTCAGAGGccggttgctcaaagcctggttagcgctaaccgttggttaagcggtatcaaaacctataggtttccatggtatttaaccttggttagcgctaaccatgcttcgaccAACCCGGGCCAGATTGACAGTGCCTGGTGCTACGTAGATCGTTCACGTATATACTGAATAGGAGAGGCTCCAGGCCCCTTTTGGTACGCCGCGGTCGTCAGGTAGTGGCTCTGACAATAAGCCactttcgatacattaaaattcagcatgaaagagaggtttagaggacaaagacaaaggaaagtggatgatatgttaAAGGGCTAgctcacgcaattttaggcaatttcagcactgatcaaatTGTCATAGAATTAACTTACATatcaaaataacggctcaaaactatagaagaactcgaacaaaacacaggaaagacAAGAAGGGATGTGGATTGACAAACTGGAggggattgaagtggattgaatttggataaatttgaaaaacgtcggcccaccttttttcaaatttatatcagtctatatcaaaatgtcatttacacagctggaaaatcattctcagttgttatgtggccgtgattttgcaaatgaaagactcttgctctgccaatttgacgtttagagctcataattaacaaaattaaacaaaattacctaaaatagcgtgacctagccactttaatatctttcacattcattgcaacttgtttctattgttttcgtcctctctgcctcactatcaagctgaatattgataagtcgaaaatggcctattccttaTTTATGCGAACAATTTGATGTCTTTGAGATAAATAACTGTTGAACCAAGTGATGCCAAAAGATGAAATGCCGACGTCGTGCAGTTTCTGCAGTAAAATATCATGTTTTTTACTGTAGAAGGCCTTACTCATATCCAATAATACAAAAGCGGAACCTTACTTTCCTTTTATCTATTCTGCCCAAAGATGGCTTCAGTCGTGTGTATTAGTGGTGTCTTTGTCGAGTGGAATTTTTTGTTTCCACTTTGCGTTGCAGACATGCAGCCTTTCATTCGACAACAAGTAAAGCATTCATTGACTTAAAGCAATTCTCTCGCATATCTTTGGCAGAATAGAAGGAGAGATATGGGTCTGTAATTGTTAGGCTCCTCGAAATCTCGGTCTTTTAAAATTGATGAAACGTCCGCCATCTTCCAAGAACACGAAAATGAAGcgttttttattgattttacgGTCGGCTGTATAGCTGGAAGAGATTTGTTTATTGGCATTGACTGGACAACACTTGCGACTTCGGAACATTCCACGGACTTAAAATTGAATTGATTAGCCTCGGGGTGTTTCCTTGGGACAAAGACCGGCTTTGAATGGTTATgcagtggaaccccgttaatacggtcaGCGATGGGCCTAAAAAAATTGGCCTTATTAACGGGGTAGCCGTATTACCGGGGTagggtgaaattcatgactaaaGGGCCGTAATgacaaatacagtaaacacctgTGCTTACTGTGCTGCCACAAATTGCAAAAGTGTTGGAAAGGTTGCCACAAATTACAAAAGTGTTGGAAAGATTTCAGCTTAACCTGAACAAAGATGATCTCAGAATTACTAACAATAAGCATGCTTTTACCCAAGGTAGATCCACTGTTACAGCTCTCGCTTGTGTTACGCAGGATTGGTATAATGCTACGGATCTTGACAGCAAGTTCGATGGTGTGCAGACCGCGTTTGAAGATTTCCGAAAAATGTTTGATCTGGTCAACCATGCCACCTTGTTGACCAAGCTTGCCGCCATGGAAGTTAGTCCATTTGGAAATGGACGCAAAGTTCCTtatcagaaagaaagaacgttTCAAGTGATGCTACCGGGAGTGTTGTCCAACAATATCTGCTTGTACCCTTAAACTCGAAGAGCCGTATGAAGGACGTAGTGAGCCATTTGGAATCCTGGGATGCTGTCAATAAAATGGAAAttaatgcaaagaaaaaaaaggatatGTGGATTTCATTCAAGAAAACAAGTGATACTCCACTACCATTGCATGTTAACAATGTGGAGCTTAAAAGAGTCGCACAGTTTAAATTGCTTGGAATCGCAGTGCAGAATGACTTAAAGTGGACCTCTCGCATAACAAATATCGCAAGCAAAGCCAGTAAACGTATTTACCACGTGAGAGCACGTAGAAAAGGTAATATTCCAGCTGAGGTTGGTCTTACAATTTACATCACAATAATCCAGACATTGCTGGAATACGCTAACCCGATTTGGGGTGGTTTGCCAGAATATCTCTCCTAGTTACAAAGAGTGCAGGACCGTTGCCTGAGAATTCTTGGACTTCCCAAGGACACCCTAGAATCGTTAGAGCAAAGAAGTGACTTGCAATGACCAGAAACCAGCTGGAACTTTATGCTGGGAAGTAGCAATTTCAACCACTTATTTCAACACCCCCTGGCTGTCTAACCAAGTCTCACTTACTGTTAGGATATCAAACTTGTTTGCTCTAACAGCTAAACGTTCTTGACGAGAATAAAGTGGTTCCTGTTCTTGACAGAATGAACATTCAAATGAACTATTGTGATGTTTTCTTCACAGCGTTTCGAGGCTTAAGCTTTCGTATTGCGAAGCTCATTAGAGTTAGTCGTGACAGTCATTCCAGGATTCAGTTCGACATCACACGATAAAAGAATGCATGTCATAGCGAATGAAGCGGGGGAATTGAGGAGTAAGGCactttaactttgaaaaaacCCGTTTGAAAGTGAATTTCGCTGTCTTTCGAATTGCAGCTTTGCTTTCAAACACATCAAACATGGGTTTTTGGTGATGAAAAATCGTGGAACTAGCACTTTGATCGACCCAGTCATATCGAAATAACGGTAGGGTGAAAATAAACCAGCGTGAATGATATAAACGGCGAAAGAGCGAAACGTCTCAATCGTCTTGCCATCGCCATCTTCAATTGGCTCTTGTTCCAAGAGTTCTTTATCGGACAGttcatacacctttttccaaaatggctgtcATTTagatgttcttttgtttttattcaattgAACCCTTGATACCTCgtttttaagcttaaaattcaaaagaatattttgccttgaacgaggcatcagggtctaatttgaataaaaacagaagaatatctaaatggcggccattttggaataaaggtGTATCCGGATAACAGAActcactttcatttttttctctacTGTCACTAATTTGTTTGCAACAACTTTCGAACCTATCTCGCAATAATTGTTATGCAATAAGGCCGTACGAGTGCGGTACCGACACTTTTTTCCGGACCGGCTCACGTCAACCTGTCTGGCACTAAACAGTTTAAGGAGCACATGATCATGAGAAGGAGCGATCAACTCCCATATTGAGgggacaatggttgctaagagagctttttagtcaagagccctacaaaaaggttgcatggatggttcttttttcaatggaaatctgacaacAATTCAATCataaggcgcatgcgcaacttcTCCCAtgtgcatgatgacgtcatatttagggtcactGGTTTATAAAATTGGAAACTGatcaaaataatgccaaattctctcaaattagttaACCATtgcatccttagcaacgcaccccaaaaagaacgtcagtaggccctttgacagaactgaccggccaaacCAGGCATTTTGAAGGACTAACTTTACACCACCTTTGAATTAAcactcttcgaggatgataCACAATCCTCCGGAAGAATGCGAggggttatcatgcaagtgtaaTATGGAagggtccaaatccgcgaagGGGGACTGAATCCGTTAGGGGATTTAGTCACATGGGGTCCAAATTCGCTCGGAGGGTGGCGCTGGTCCGTCTTTCCACATTCTCTTGCGAAATCTACATGTATTGCCGAATAGACGTCATGTAGACCTACATCTATCGAGAGCTTTATGACCATATTTAGGCAGTGTATCAATTAAAAAATCCGGACTTTTTTTTTATCCTGACTTAAaaagatcgagcccagttccttaccTTGAAATcaatcaagatggctgccgagggcttcatggcgcatgctcttttacctctgtttccttgaggagtcctgagcaCTAGAGAGAATCCGGATACGTTTGATACGTTTCGGattcgtgtggacgggcaaattcgatttgaatacgctaggTGTGGATATATATGGAACAGTCAACGGCGaactcaaattcattcaaaatcgcgcaaaaaaccgcttttgaggtaaaaggacGAATATAAACCAAggtaaggtaattcaacgtttatttatcattgatttacatacatagttaacgatatatcgctataggtgaagtaaacggtaaatccagtacatttactataaaataacaatcggctacACCGAGTCCGATTGTGTGGGCCCCCTGTGTTGAACCTGGGAACAAAAAGTTATAgtattaataatacacatgaaaaaattactcgattctgattggctgagagcagtgcagttcaagtgtaacaccagtgcaaaaagtgtaacaccggtgcaaaaagtgtaacaccagtgcaaaaagtgtaacaccagtgcaaattacacatcgtaattctggattttgatttgcagaaagacattgggaaagttgtaggccaatgatctcatgtaaacggcaatgaccaaaattttgtacaaaaactctgaaaaaatttttctcgaatgcgaaaaaaagggcttcaagaaacatcttccggcactttttccacgcgaattttttcatgtttgtattattaataagtaatcatacggtttttctcgttcaatttggaattaatttgcacttgtgagtttttcaaaaagctgaaattgcactcgccgaagcggctcgtgcaatttcagctttttcaaaaactcactcgtgcaaattaattccaaattgaactcgaaaccgtatgattacctatactaataatacacatgaaaaaattactcgattctgattggctgagagcagtgcagttcaagtgtaacaccagtgcaaaaagtgtaacaccggtgcaaaaagtgtaacaccagtgcaaaaagtgtaacaccagtgcaaattacacatcgtaattctggattttgatttgcagaaagacattgggaaagttgtaggccaatgatctcatgtaaacggcaatgaccaaaattttgtacaaaaactctgaaaaaatttttctcgaatgcgaaaaaaagggcttcaagaaacatcttccggcactttttccacgcgaattttttcatgtttgtattattaataagtaatcatacggtttttctcgttcaatttggaattaatttgcacttgtgagtttttcaaaaagctgaaattgcactcgccgaagcggctcgtgcaatttcagctttttcaaaaactcactcgtgcaaattaattccaaattgaactcgaaaccgtatgattacctatactaaaactgggtttgtcaccaggtggatccattggcaaataaaaaatataaatatatgttactctggtgtttgaaatataaattatgtacaataaaaacgttttccgacgtttcggttgtattca
The Montipora capricornis isolate CH-2021 chromosome 10, ASM3666992v2, whole genome shotgun sequence genome window above contains:
- the LOC138020312 gene encoding uncharacterized protein, whose translation is MLAQKEYKRRHDNIARLVHWKLCCKYDMSRGEKWYEHQPEGVVENEKCKILWDMTIQCDHVIEARRPDIVVVEKKNNKAIIVDIASPWDHRVYEKEGEKIEKYQDLKREIGRLWGIRHLEVVPVVVGALGVVSKRLDAWLEKLGVTIRTGLLQKTALLGTARILRKVLDS